Proteins from a genomic interval of Desulfobacterales bacterium:
- a CDS encoding GspH/FimT family pseudopilin, whose product MFTSNKAKLKAAAFALRGDINLARSEAVTRNKDVLIQFVFNVSESSFVNGSGDRDGYRICVDGDTGTANNSCGDADDTSIRDMRMKPEVQFYDTTGGAITGGPTTTSGGSSLVNKDGVLFTSNKFKMQADGTSNLAGTAVIYVPETGDPTTMLVEPFAVVVNSTGRVRLERWRTDDWYDK is encoded by the coding sequence ATGTTTACCTCGAACAAGGCTAAACTGAAGGCAGCGGCATTTGCCCTGCGGGGAGATATAAACCTGGCCCGTTCCGAGGCGGTTACCCGCAACAAAGACGTCCTGATCCAATTTGTTTTTAATGTGAGTGAATCCTCTTTTGTTAATGGTTCCGGTGACCGGGACGGCTACCGGATCTGTGTGGACGGTGATACCGGCACCGCCAATAACAGTTGCGGTGATGCCGACGATACTTCAATCCGGGATATGCGGATGAAACCGGAAGTGCAGTTCTATGATACCACCGGCGGCGCCATAACCGGGGGGCCGACAACGACCTCGGGCGGATCCAGTCTTGTTAACAAGGATGGTGTTCTTTTTACCTCGAACAAGTTCAAGATGCAGGCTGATGGAACGAGTAATCTCGCGGGAACAGCAGTCATTTATGTACCGGAGACAGGAGACCCGACAACAATGCTGGTCGAGCCGTTCGCAGTTGTGGTGAACAGCACGGGCCGGGTCCGGTTGGAGCGATGGCGAACCGATGACTGGTATGACAAGTAA
- a CDS encoding PilX N-terminal domain-containing pilus assembly protein, with protein MKRGERIDTEQRGSIINIVLLVLVILTLIGFVLIRSARIDTRIAANEKQETTAFHAADAGLSRALNMLEGNGDGSWLGSPQSFGDATYLVTMTDYTSSSSSSISSVSSSSAVYSYDIDGDGYILIRTTGTINKATVAVEAIYQEGTGMISWREVE; from the coding sequence ATGAAAAGAGGTGAAAGGATCGACACGGAGCAGCGCGGATCTATTATCAATATCGTACTGCTGGTGCTGGTAATCCTGACACTGATAGGATTCGTGCTTATCCGTTCCGCCAGGATCGACACCCGGATCGCAGCCAACGAAAAACAGGAAACAACGGCCTTCCATGCTGCCGACGCCGGTCTGTCCCGGGCCCTGAACATGCTTGAGGGTAATGGAGACGGCAGTTGGCTGGGAAGCCCCCAGTCCTTTGGTGATGCGACCTACCTGGTGACGATGACCGACTATACCAGCAGCAGTTCCTCCAGCATCTCCTCGGTCAGCAGCTCAAGCGCGGTATACAGTTATGATATTGATGGTGACGGGTATATCCTGATCAGGACGACCGGGACGATCAACAAGGCAACTGTGGCGGTTGAAGCGATTTACCAGGAAGGCACGGGGATGATCTCCTGGAGGGAGGTGGAGTAA
- a CDS encoding prepilin-type N-terminal cleavage/methylation domain-containing protein gives MKNNKGFSLLEVLIGISIFAIGLMGLMVLQISAIKNISFSGKLSEATLIGETKLVDLKNVLSDSDPLLEDDDGDGEDGLGDFGCGPSDACSDKADGVDTSQGQKGIYTVYWNVAPDSPDTGVQTINVIVTWTAKNIQRSIQIRSMRDMLSS, from the coding sequence ATGAAGAATAACAAAGGGTTCTCCCTGCTCGAAGTCTTGATCGGAATTTCCATTTTCGCCATCGGCCTGATGGGACTTATGGTCCTGCAGATTTCCGCCATAAAAAATATCTCTTTTTCCGGCAAGTTGTCCGAGGCCACCCTGATTGGCGAGACCAAACTTGTTGATCTCAAAAATGTGCTGTCAGACAGTGATCCCCTTCTTGAAGATGATGATGGCGACGGCGAGGACGGGCTTGGGGATTTCGGCTGCGGCCCCAGCGACGCCTGCTCCGACAAGGCGGACGGAGTAGACACCTCCCAGGGCCAGAAGGGCATCTACACCGTATACTGGAATGTTGCCCCAGATTCGCCCGACACAGGTGTTCAGACAATCAACGTTATTGTTACCTGGACCGCCAAAAATATTCAGCGGTCCATCCAGATTCGATCAATGCGGGATATGCTTTCGTCTTGA
- a CDS encoding prepilin-type N-terminal cleavage/methylation domain-containing protein yields the protein MIVKIEQQSGFTIVELMIAVLVSLIALTGIYQAFVSFTNNANVQEQIIEMQQNLRIGMKRMADEIRKAGYDPTLSGNFGITDAQATTITFTGDFEGTENGTIDAGETITYSYDSADLELERAVDNGTPSPIISNVDVVNIVYLDAAGNVTATLSDIRRVQLALVVRTTNPDYSYTDTGTFSNLQGTVILNTASLSGEDLNHRRKAMTLELTLHNLY from the coding sequence GTGATCGTGAAAATAGAGCAACAGTCAGGATTTACTATTGTTGAGTTGATGATCGCGGTGCTGGTTTCCCTTATTGCCTTGACCGGAATATACCAGGCCTTTGTCAGCTTTACCAATAATGCCAATGTCCAGGAACAGATTATAGAAATGCAACAGAACCTGCGTATCGGCATGAAAAGGATGGCTGACGAGATTCGCAAGGCCGGCTACGACCCGACCCTGAGTGGTAATTTCGGCATTACCGATGCCCAGGCAACGACAATCACCTTTACCGGAGATTTTGAGGGTACTGAAAACGGCACGATTGATGCTGGAGAGACCATAACCTATTCATATGATTCGGCTGATCTTGAATTGGAGCGCGCAGTTGACAACGGGACACCATCCCCGATAATAAGTAATGTTGATGTTGTAAATATTGTTTATCTGGACGCCGCCGGCAATGTAACGGCAACACTGAGCGATATTCGCCGGGTGCAGCTGGCGTTGGTGGTTCGAACAACAAACCCGGATTACTCATATACCGATACGGGTACGTTCAGTAACCTGCAGGGCACCGTAATTTTAAATACAGCATCCCTTTCAGGCGAGGACCTCAACCACCGCCGCAAGGCAATGACCCTTGAGCTGACCCTGCACAACCTTTATTAA
- a CDS encoding PilX N-terminal domain-containing pilus assembly protein → MKRQRVKTVKKEKGSIINVVLLILVILSLVGIVLKQTGNIDTKIATNEKLARVAYYAADAGMERAINMVTAGLDGGSPDTSWVGVSQGFGDASYQVAVEDYSYISPPAGSSSSGSSSSGSSSSGCSSLMPARGADSIWQRISGFFVSPAYAMCGSSSSGSSSSSFTLFDDNDGDLDGYIRITSTGTINNVSKSIEVILKSDGTVVSRIEQ, encoded by the coding sequence ATGAAAAGACAACGGGTAAAAACAGTCAAAAAAGAAAAGGGATCAATCATTAATGTGGTTCTGCTGATTCTGGTTATTCTCAGCCTGGTCGGCATTGTGTTAAAGCAGACCGGCAACATTGACACCAAGATCGCCACAAACGAAAAACTTGCCAGGGTGGCGTATTATGCCGCTGATGCGGGCATGGAGCGGGCAATCAACATGGTGACCGCCGGCCTGGACGGCGGTTCTCCGGACACCAGTTGGGTCGGAGTATCCCAGGGGTTCGGCGATGCCTCCTACCAGGTTGCGGTGGAGGATTACAGTTACATAAGCCCTCCGGCCGGCAGCAGCTCCTCGGGCAGCAGTTCCTCGGGCAGCAGTTCCTCGGGCTGTTCTTCATTAATGCCGGCCAGAGGCGCGGATTCCATCTGGCAGAGAATCTCCGGATTTTTTGTCTCCCCAGCCTATGCCATGTGCGGCAGCAGTTCCTCGGGCAGTTCTTCAAGTTCGTTCACCCTGTTTGATGACAACGATGGTGACCTTGACGGCTATATTCGGATCACCTCCACGGGTACCATAAATAATGTCAGCAAGAGCATTGAAGTAATATTGAAAAGCGACGGCACGGTGGTGTCCAGGATCGAGCAGTAA